The genomic DNA GCCGGGGGGCAAAGCAATGATTGCCCTCAATGCCCAGACCGCCGCACCTCTGCGCAATGACCTCTCGATCGAAGCCGAGGTACGACAGATGTTCGGGCCGCGGGTCGCGGTATCGGTCACCGACCCTCGTAATCCCAAAGCGCCTTTGTGGCCCGCCGAGGCCGTCGCGATGACGCGTGCGACCTCTGCGCGCAAGTCTGAGTTTGCATCGGGGCGCGCTGCGGCACGACATGCGATGCAGTCGCTCGGGCATGCACCGCAGGCGGTACCCTGCGGTGCAGATCGCGCGCCTGTCTGGCCGCGCGGACTGACTGGTAGCATCAGTCACACGACGGGGGTTTGTATCGCTATTGTAGGCGAAACCGGTTCATTGCGCAGCGTTGGGGTGGATGTTGAGGATGACAGCCCGCTGGACGATGATCTGATCCCGTCCGTCTGCACGCTGGCGGAACGTGCATGGCTGGCGATCCAACCCGAGGCCATGCGCGGCAATCTTGCCAAGTTGATCTTTTCGGCCAAGGAATGTGCCTATAAATGTCAGTTTGCAGTCACGGGAACACTCTTTGATTTTGACACCTTGGAAATCACCCCTGACATAGACACCGGGCAGTTCGAGGCCACATTCACCCGTGATATTGCCCCTTTCGAGGCGGGGACGTGCTTTCACGGCAGGTTCACAGTTTGCCAAGGCGTGATCGTTACGGCGATGGTCCTT from Roseovarius pelagicus includes the following:
- a CDS encoding 4'-phosphopantetheinyl transferase family protein — protein: MIALNAQTAAPLRNDLSIEAEVRQMFGPRVAVSVTDPRNPKAPLWPAEAVAMTRATSARKSEFASGRAAARHAMQSLGHAPQAVPCGADRAPVWPRGLTGSISHTTGVCIAIVGETGSLRSVGVDVEDDSPLDDDLIPSVCTLAERAWLAIQPEAMRGNLAKLIFSAKECAYKCQFAVTGTLFDFDTLEITPDIDTGQFEATFTRDIAPFEAGTCFHGRFTVCQGVIVTAMVLARSPRWTMQGQ